In the Aquimarina spinulae genome, TTCGATTAATTGTATATATTCTTCATCATTACTAAGAATAAGGACACGATTTAATCGTAAAAGATGATGATTAGCGTATTGCTTGTATTTTTTTATCGTAGTGTCAGAAACTGAATAAAATGGTTTGTTAACCAGGATTTTATATTGTTTTCCGTTATTCATTACTATTTGATCCTTATGCTCATATATAATCCTTGTTTTGGATAAGGATTGTGCGTAATTATGTAATGAAATAAATAAGAAGACTAAAAGTAATAATTTTTTCATATAAATATTCTATAGATTCGGAAAGCAAAAATACGGTAAAACCGTAAAATAACAAGGTTTTGTAGTGTTTAGATCGTTGTTTTTTCGATGAAATACACGATTTTTACCTTTAAACTAACTTAAAATGGAAAAAAAGCTATTAAAAAATATTTTTTAATAGCTTTTTTATTCTTGTTTTATTACTGAAATCAATTCATAACTAGTTCATAATTAGTTTATGAACAGATGTTTTATGATCAGTTTTTAACTTAACCAGATATGCACCATTCGCAAGATTACCTGGGTTAAATGATTTATTACTTACATTATCATTTTTGTATACACTTCTTCCAAATAGATCGAAAATGATAACCGAAATATTATCTGTAGGAGCAGTAACTCTAAGCATTGTGTTAGTACCACTTACTACTGGATTTGGTGCTATTGAAACCTGAGAAGCTTTTGTCGTATTAAAACTCTCTACTGTTACACCTCTAGCAGTACCACCTACTGTAAATGAAGTATTTTCTGAACTACCAAAAGAACCACCAGATGCTAGTGTTGTACTACCTGCTGTTAGTGAGTAAGATCCATTACCATATTGGCAGCAAATCCCATCTCCATAAACATCACTCATTGTAAAAGTATAAGAACCAGCAGCCAAACACTCTGTAAGAGTTAGTGTAGAACCATCTGCCTGAGAACCATATGTTCCTCCAGAGGCTACAACTTGATTACTACTATTAGTAATTTGCCAGCTTGTTTCTTCTGGGTAGTCATCAAATGTAATTGATAAGTTTACATCGGTACAAGAAGGATTAACCGCTCCTGTAGTTAGTTTAACATCATCAAAAGCCATATCACCACTCCAGGATGTACTGGTAATACCATTAAACCTTAATTTTACTGTAGCTCCGGTATAGGATGCTAAATCTACACTTTCTGATTTCCAAGAATTACCTTGATTGCCAGATTTAGTCCATAAAGAGGTCCAATTAGATCCATTATCTGTACTCGCCTCTAGTGTTAATGTTCCTATACTAGTACCATACATATGATATTGAAAAGTAAATGTTGCTTGTGATGCAGTACTAAGATCAAAACAAGGAGAGTTTAGTATTGCTCTTTTGTTAGGGAATCCTGCACCATTTCCAGAAGCTTCTGTATATACATAATATGTACCTTCTGCAGCACTTGATGGCCCGGTATTTCTTGATGGAGTTCCATTAGAATCTATAGTCCAGTTAATATCATCACCAGTGGCTTGAGACCATGCTCCGAGCGTATTTTCGAATCCTTCAGTATATGGGAAAGAAGAAATCTCTCCTGTACATCCTCCACCAGTATTTCCTGGTAGTGTAGTTGCAGTTGCAGTATTACTAAAACCAGATTGGTTTCCTGCAGCATCTTTAGCTTTTACTCTAAAAGAATATGATGTATTAGCAGATAACCCAGTAGCTTGATAAGTTGTAGTTGTAGCTGTTCCTATAACTGTATTACCTTGATAAACATCGTATCCACTTACTCCAACATTATCTGTAGAAGCGCTCCAGGATAGATCAATAGTAGTTTGTGTTGCATTAGAGGTAGCTAAACTTGCAGGAGTTGTAGGTGCCTGTGTGTCTCCACCTGTTCCTCCAGTAATTTCAAAGTTAGCATTAGAGATATCAAAGAATATGTTTCCAGATCCTCTTACCATAATTCTGTTTTGTGTTCCCTGAGAATTTGGAACCGTTATGCTATGAGAACCATCATTTGGTACCGCTGTAGCGATAACCGTTGGATAAGTATTTCCACCATCTGTAGATAGTAAAATATCGACATTGGCAGCATTAATCCCATTTCCAGTTGTACCAGCAACATCCCAGGTTACAGTTTGCGTAGAACCAGCAGACCAACTAACATTAGTGTTAGGAGTATTAACTACAAAAGGTCCAGCAGAAGCAGTGACATTAACTTTCATGTTATCACTATTATTTGCTCCACCACCAGCTCTGTTATCTCTAACAGTTAATCTGAAGTTTAAAGCTCTTGTTACATCTGGAACAACTTCCCATTTCCAAGAGGTAGCACCAGTTTTAATAGTTTCTAATCTTGGAAAATACCTTTGATTAGATGCAGTAGGAGTATAAGATCTAAAAGCAACACCAGAAGTAGCTGTAGTACTTGGTATTGTTCCAACACGACTATCCGTTTGTTCCCAGCAATAGGTAAGCGCATCTCCATTATTAGCATCAGTACCTTGGCCAGTTAATACAAATGGAGTTCCTTTTGGAACGGTATAATCAACACCTGCATTTGCCGTAGGAATAGCATTACCTGTATTGGTATTGGTCTGACAACTAGTTGATTTTACATAATTTGTAATCTGCTCGATTGTTACTGCATGAAAATAGGGGTCGCTATTTTGCTGTACATCTGTATTAGCTCCTGTAATCCCTGCATATCCCATAATTGTAGTTCCACTTCCTGGCTCTACTTGAATATTGCTATTAGCATCACCGGTAAATGTAAACGTGTGATTTCCACCAAATTGATGTCCCATTTCGTGTGCTACATAGTCTACATCATAAATATCTCCCTGAGGCGTATTTCTTGAAGAAAAACCACTTCCTTTTTTTCCATCTACACATACACATCCGATACATCCTGCATTACCATTTTTTGGAGCAAGAACAAATACATGACCAATATCATAATTAGCTTCTCCGATTACACTGGTTAATGTAGATTGTAATTGGCTGTTGTAACTTCCTGTATATGGATCTGTATTTGCGTTTGTGTATACAACATCATCATTGTTTGCAATAAGAACCATTGTAACTCCAAAATCGGTTTCATATATTCCGTTTACACGAGTCATAGTAGCATTAATTGCTGCCATGGCTCCTGCCTTAGTACCTCCATGAAATTGAGCATACTCCCCAGTAGTCGAAACAGCTAATCGATACGTTCTTAAAACACCGTCATCAGCATTTTTTTGATTGATTGCACCACCAGAAAAATTAGGTGTATCCTTATCAACAGAACAATTTAACCTATCAACAGTACCTGATCTCTGATCTCTAGAGTAAATAGTATATACAGAACCACTTGTTGTATAGGGCTCTATAAATACAGTTTTAGAATTACCAGATAGACGCATACTTTGCAATCCAGAAGGAGCAACACTAAATCTGATTGTAGCTGTTGGATCATCGATTCCCTGACCAGCATACGATTTAATTTCAGGATA is a window encoding:
- a CDS encoding reprolysin-like metallopeptidase — its product is MKTRLFLFVGLFIVAHVCAQGNNPWQRTNSSKSLNVIKTKTDLPSNTLFDLNIEALKKALQDSQLRGKSTNGSAVVMQFPNAQGTMESFRIVEAPVMHPDLAVKYPEIKSYAGQGIDDPTATIRFSVAPSGLQSMRLSGNSKTVFIEPYTTSGSVYTIYSRDQRSGTVDRLNCSVDKDTPNFSGGAINQKNADDGVLRTYRLAVSTTGEYAQFHGGTKAGAMAAINATMTRVNGIYETDFGVTMVLIANNDDVVYTNANTDPYTGSYNSQLQSTLTSVIGEANYDIGHVFVLAPKNGNAGCIGCVCVDGKKGSGFSSRNTPQGDIYDVDYVAHEMGHQFGGNHTFTFTGDANSNIQVEPGSGTTIMGYAGITGANTDVQQNSDPYFHAVTIEQITNYVKSTSCQTNTNTGNAIPTANAGVDYTVPKGTPFVLTGQGTDANNGDALTYCWEQTDSRVGTIPSTTATSGVAFRSYTPTASNQRYFPRLETIKTGATSWKWEVVPDVTRALNFRLTVRDNRAGGGANNSDNMKVNVTASAGPFVVNTPNTNVSWSAGSTQTVTWDVAGTTGNGINAANVDILLSTDGGNTYPTVIATAVPNDGSHSITVPNSQGTQNRIMVRGSGNIFFDISNANFEITGGTGGDTQAPTTPASLATSNATQTTIDLSWSASTDNVGVSGYDVYQGNTVIGTATTTTYQATGLSANTSYSFRVKAKDAAGNQSGFSNTATATTLPGNTGGGCTGEISSFPYTEGFENTLGAWSQATGDDINWTIDSNGTPSRNTGPSSAAEGTYYVYTEASGNGAGFPNKRAILNSPCFDLSTASQATFTFQYHMYGTSIGTLTLEASTDNGSNWTSLWTKSGNQGNSWKSESVDLASYTGATVKLRFNGITSTSWSGDMAFDDVKLTTGAVNPSCTDVNLSITFDDYPEETSWQITNSSNQVVASGGTYGSQADGSTLTLTECLAAGSYTFTMSDVYGDGICCQYGNGSYSLTAGSTTLASGGSFGSSENTSFTVGGTARGVTVESFNTTKASQVSIAPNPVVSGTNTMLRVTAPTDNISVIIFDLFGRSVYKNDNVSNKSFNPGNLANGAYLVKLKTDHKTSVHKLIMN